From the Sebastes umbrosus isolate fSebUmb1 chromosome 23, fSebUmb1.pri, whole genome shotgun sequence genome, the window CAACGACTTTTCAGTGCCAGGTCTATAAGGGAATAAAGCAGATAATATAtacagtgaaattattcagtttttaagaaaaactgatttagttaaacgaatctagtgttttcatcattattattattattttttattttattttgtttctgcacaaccttctgttccacactccagtcgagatggtggcggtaatgcacctctaagatggtttgccaaccgccaataaacaccgaAGAAGAAAGCTTCACTGATATGTAGTTTTGTAGaaacaatatttaaatttacaaaTGGACCACCCCATTGGAAAAATGAAGTTTGGACTTGTTGATGGTTATAGAACATTAAGATCAAATACAAGAAATTAGCTCTTTAGATGATTTATGTGGCTCTTAAAAAACACGTtattaatgataaataataattagcaaTAACAGCGATTAGTGTGCTGGATATCATGTATTCAATGTAGAGCagaaaatatgtatatttatgatattaaaatatagaaaatgAGCTCTTTGGATGGTTTGGGTGGCTCTTAAAAGAGCCGTTGTGTTGTAGAGAGATCAGGTCGTCATTGGTTTATCCTCCGAAGCCGTACAGGGTGCGGCCCTGCCTCTTCAGAGCGTACACCACATCCATGGCGGTCACAGTCTTCCTCTTGGCGTGCTCGGTGTAGGTGACGGCATCACGGATCACGTTCTCCAGGAACACCTTGAGCACACCGCGGGTCTCCTCGTAGATCAGACCGGAGATACGCTTCACTCCGCCACGGCGAGCCAGACGGCGGATGGCGGGTTTAGTGATTCCCTGGATGTTATCACGGAGCACTTTACGGTGACGCTTGGCGCCTCCTTTACCGAGTCCCTTACCTCCTTTTCCGCGCCCACTCATCTTGTCAGAGTTTAGTTTGTCCGGTAGAAGAAAAACTGATACAACGGAGTGGAGAGCGTCGCTACTTAAAGGCCATTTGCGGACGTAGTTGAAGACAGCTCAGCCCGCCTTTTCCCCCCTTATCTCTTTAACAAGTTAGAGAGTGTAATCCAATTTCCGGTTAAAATGAAgtcccttcaaaataaaaactaacCATTGACACTGTCAATCGTACTTGTCACTGTCTGGATTACTGTCTCTCCGTGGATTAAAATCATTACTATACTGTACctaatagtgtatatatacattattcatATACCTCCAGCtgtttataatgtatatacttTGTTACTTTTACCAGCACTAAATAGCAAGTATGTCTATTTATTTCAGTTGTATTAATGCTTCTATTATTATACTGTACCATATTtttatatacacactatacattCCTGTACCATATCACATTTGATATTCTACTGCACTATACTATGTTATCACCACTATAACATTGCACGGAGTAGTATTTCTTGTACCTCTTACTATATAGATATTTATGTCAATGTTCTTAAACAATCAAAATCTGATTGGCAGTTTATCAGTAATGTGCAACATAAAAGTAAATGAAGTTAAACATAACAATGAAAGTATACCAAATCATCGCCATGCTTGATCAATTTTTATAAGATAAATTAacttcaaagtaaaagcattGACACTTATTTTAGTATTGGTGCTACATTGTTTAAAGTTGTACCATCAAATTTTAGTAACAGGGTTTTCAATCAGTCTATTTAGTTTATTAGTATTTTGGTTGTGAAAAACAACTAGCTTGAGTAACTTAAGCTTTCATCAGGAATGATCTCTTTAAGAGGAGTGGGTGGCTCTTAAAAGAGCCGTTGGGGTAGTTGTGACCGGTATGGAGATTTACTTCTTGGCGGCCTTCTCGGTTTTCTTGGGCAGCAGGACGGCCTGGATGTTGGGCAACACACCACCCTGAGCGATGGTCACGCCGCCCAGCAGCTTGTTCAACTCCTCGTCGTTGCGGACGGCGAGCTGCAGATGGCGGGGGATGATTCTGGTCTTCTTGTTGTCACGGGCGGCGTTTCCAGCCAGCTCCAGGATCTCAGCGGTCAGATACTCCAGCACCGCCGCCAGATACACCGGCGCTCCGGCACCGACACGCTGAGCGTAGTTACCCTTCCTCAGATGTCTGTGGACACGACCCACTGGGAACTGGAGTCCAGCACGGGATGAGCGGCTCTTAGCCTTTGCTCTAGCCTTTCCGGTGGTTTTGCCTCGTCCAGACATCTTCAATAAGTTCGATCTGTTTACGTCCGAGAAAGCAGAATGTTTTAATGACGGTAAACTCCGGCTTATATAGCAAAGAGCTTGTAGCTCATTGGTCAGGTACAGCAGACGCTCGCCCAATCAGAGAAGTCAACGTCACCTGGCAAGTACAACACTTCCGCCCTACAGTAATTTACAAACATGAATTTCTACACCATAACATAACATACAGTCAAAAGGGCCCATGTCAGGAATGGATACAACTAGTTAGTATTATATCATATAATAGAGTATATTTCATACACTGTCAGTGACACCAAAATATCCATATATAGTTTactgtctttaatgcacattactttttttgtacatatcTGTCACTGccaatataaatcctactcacagtacatacagtatagacgTGTATGCatgtacatattgtacataatcttccatccagtatttatttatttgcactatttgtattgtttacaacttccagaacaTTTTACTTGTatgtagacattttattttattgttgtattcttattttattgttggtcattattGTTCCCAGCTGTTATTTATATTCTGTATAAGTACACttagagagatgcataaaaccggagtcaaattccaCCTAATTCTGATTATAAATGTACTATAGGTAATTCTGTTTTGAACAGGAATTCTTATTTATGGAGtgtatttatatacatacaaacaaacaaaagtacagtgtattaaaatagagtaaaataaagtagAATTTAATGGAcgaatttgagaaaaaaaaacagtgaaataataataataatcagctaaaatagataatagaataACATACAAGTAGAAAAGATAATATGAAACAAAGTAGAATTTAATGGATGAAATTTAAGAAAAATACAGCAAAGcacattattaaatatttttgaaataagttattaaaatacattttaataaaacatagCTGATTAAAGCTAACCTGATCTCCTCAGTCAAAGAAGCCTGAATGTGAAGAGACGTACTAAAAGACGTATTAATCACGTGCATCAATATTAACTAATTAATCATATCAAAGTTGTAAATCGCGAGACACTAAGCAGATCTGAGGGACCTAAATGCTAAAGAGGCCTTCATGACCTCTCAGCAAACATTCAAAATGATTTAATCAATAATAGCAGCTGAAATCATTGTATGTAAATTGGATTGTCAGTGACTTTCCATTCATTGTCTCATTAAGATATTTGTAggaaacatgtaatttaaagTGTTAAACTTGTCATAAACATGTGCCTGCATATGAACAAGATGAGTCACTATTAAataagaagtactcagatcctttacttaagtagaagtactaataccaaactgcaaaaagtaaaatatgtaagtATAACCAGGAATTTGTAATTGaatattatatcattagattattattattattattattattcatgcattaatgtaaaagcaggattttactgtgGTATTTGGTTGAGGTGGACTAAtaagtattttcattatggattaatctgctgattatttcctCTATTAATCAAGTAATTGAttggtttgtaaaaataatgtaaatagtgGGAAATGGCA encodes:
- the LOC119482508 gene encoding histone H4, encoding MSGRGKGGKGLGKGGAKRHRKVLRDNIQGITKPAIRRLARRGGVKRISGLIYEETRGVLKVFLENVIRDAVTYTEHAKRKTVTAMDVVYALKRQGRTLYGFGG
- the LOC119482506 gene encoding histone H2A-like translates to MSGRGKTTGKARAKAKSRSSRAGLQFPVGRVHRHLRKGNYAQRVGAGAPVYLAAVLEYLTAEILELAGNAARDNKKTRIIPRHLQLAVRNDEELNKLLGGVTIAQGGVLPNIQAVLLPKKTEKAAKK